The nucleotide window ATGTTTCCTGCGGCGAGCCGGACGCATCAGGACGCGTCCGGTTCATCGGTTTGGCTCAATGTGCCAAGAGCTTGTCGAATGATGTCTGCCCCGTATCAACACTGACGACAGCGCTCAAACCGGAGCGCAATCTGCCTGACTGTTGTGTCTTGTCCAGTTCGATGCGCACGGGAACGCGCTGGACGACCTTGACCCAGTTGCCGGTGGCATTCTGTGCCGGGATCAGGGCGAATTCGGCACCGGTGCCTGCACTGATGCTGGATACCTTGCCATTGAAGTGGGCGCTCGGGTAGGCATCGAAGGTCACCTCTACCGGCATGCCGATCTCAATTCCTTCCAGCTGGGTTTCCTTGAAGTTTGCGTCCACCCAGGTGTTGTCCGCCTCGAACAGGCTGGCCATGGAGCTGCCTGCCGTGACGAACTGGCCGACATTCATGTTGTCAATCTTGGAGATGACGCCCGCACTCGGAGCCTTGATCGTGGTCTTGACCAGATTGCGCTCAGCCAGTTCCAGCTTGGCCATCTCGGTGCGGACAAGCGGATGCTCGTCGGTCGGCATGGAAGGGTTGCCACCAAGGGCAGCGCGTGCATTTTCCACCTGCTGCTGGGCAGTCGTTACGGCATTCTTGGCGGACAGCAGTGACAGCTTCAGCTCATCAAGGGTAGAGTTGGACGTCACACCCTTTTCAGCCAGAATGGCCCGGCGATCATAAAGCTCCTGCTGCACCTGAAGGCTGTCCTGCGCCGAGGCAAGCGAGGCCTGCGCCGTGTGGAAGCTCACCTTGAGCTGCTCGACATCCAGCCGCGCCTTGCTCAGGTCGGCTTCGGCCTCGTCAACCGCGATCTGGAAGGGCTCAGGATCAAGCGTGAAAAGCGTATCGCCCGCCTTCACTTTCTGGTTCTCCGACACACTGACGGTCTGGATCCGCCCGGAAACGTCGGCAGAGATGGCAATCTTTGTCTGCTGCGCATAGGCGTTGTCGGTTTCCTCGAAGCGACCACCAGTCAGCCACACCCAGAGGCCACCCAACAGGATGAGCAGGGGTACGGAGACCATGACAAGCAGACGTCCCGTCCGCTTCTTGCGGGCCAGCTTTGGTCGTTCCTCTTTCAGGCCTTCCACCGCAGGAGCAGACTCCTTGACGCGATGTTTGTCCGCGGGATTGGACGCATCGCCTTCAACTTTAGTTGCGTTCTCAGCAACCACTGGGGTGCGCGCATTCATTCCTGTGTTTCCTTGTTCTCTTGAGACGCGTCCATCAGGCGGTCTCGAATATGCTTCAGGCTGCTGACCAGAATCTCCCGGTGTCCGGTCTCGAGGTCGTCGAGTATCTCGTCAAACAGTTTCCGGCTAATGCTGCGGGCCGCCGTGAAATGCTCGCAGCCTTCAGGCAGAAGCGTCACCAGCTTGGCGCGACTATCGGAGGGGTCCTGAACCCGCTGAACAAGACCGCGCTTTTCCAGGCGATCCAATATGCCGCTGATCGTCATCGGATCGCTGTCAACGGCGGCAGCCAGCGTGGCTTGGGAGAGGCCATCGGGATGGCAGAAGAGATAGCCAATGACGCGGGCCTGCTGCAAGGTCAGGCCGATGTTCTTTGATCGCTCTTCATATCGTTTGCGGAATTGGCGAGACACGTCAAACAGCAGATAGCCCACGTGTTCTTCAGCCTCCTTCTTGTCCATGACGGCCTGGTACTCCCAGATAGTAAGTGTGTTATATTATAGTGTGCATATATGATGTCCTTCGCGTGATTGTCAATGTCAGTCCCTCACTCTTCTTGCATGGCTCCCGTGCACACCACCGACTCAAACGCCTTCTCAGGCAAGCACCCCAGATCCAATTGCGCCGCAATCTCCCTGCAACTTTCAGGATCAATTTGCCATGTG belongs to uncultured Cohaesibacter sp. and includes:
- a CDS encoding HlyD family secretion protein, producing MNARTPVVAENATKVEGDASNPADKHRVKESAPAVEGLKEERPKLARKKRTGRLLVMVSVPLLILLGGLWVWLTGGRFEETDNAYAQQTKIAISADVSGRIQTVSVSENQKVKAGDTLFTLDPEPFQIAVDEAEADLSKARLDVEQLKVSFHTAQASLASAQDSLQVQQELYDRRAILAEKGVTSNSTLDELKLSLLSAKNAVTTAQQQVENARAALGGNPSMPTDEHPLVRTEMAKLELAERNLVKTTIKAPSAGVISKIDNMNVGQFVTAGSSMASLFEADNTWVDANFKETQLEGIEIGMPVEVTFDAYPSAHFNGKVSSISAGTGAEFALIPAQNATGNWVKVVQRVPVRIELDKTQQSGRLRSGLSAVVSVDTGQTSFDKLLAH
- a CDS encoding MarR family transcriptional regulator; this encodes MDKKEAEEHVGYLLFDVSRQFRKRYEERSKNIGLTLQQARVIGYLFCHPDGLSQATLAAAVDSDPMTISGILDRLEKRGLVQRVQDPSDSRAKLVTLLPEGCEHFTAARSISRKLFDEILDDLETGHREILVSSLKHIRDRLMDASQENKETQE